The nucleotide sequence AGAACGTTTTCGGTATTGCGCAGGTGAGTGAGGGCGCGAGACCCTGGGCGGCGGCGCTGGGCGCCGTGGCGCTGGGCGGGCTGGCGATTGTCATCGCCAGTGTGGGCATGCTGCGCGGCCAGGAGCCGTTCGCCACTTGGTTCTACCCCTTTGCGTGGTATGGCACGCTGCTCGTGCTGGAGGGCGCGGCCGCGCTGCCGGCGGGGCGCGGGGCGGGCTTCATCCTGCTGCGCCGGCCGGCTCACCTCGGGACGCTGCTGGGGTGGTCTGCGGTGACATGGCTGTTCTTCGAGCTGCTCAATTTCCGGCTGCGCAACTGGTTCTACGTGTTCGTGCCGGCCGACCCGCTGGCGCGGTGGGCAGCGATCACACTCTCCTTTGCCACGGTATTACCGGCGATCTTGCTGGCGGAGGCAGTGCTGGCTCGGTGGACAGTGGGGGAGGGGGTGAGGTGTCCGGCGCTGCGTATCACGCCGGAGCGGCTCCGACGCGTACAATGGGCGGGCGGCCTGATGCTCGCGCTTCCGCTCGTATGGCCGCGAATCTTCTTCCCGCTGGTTTGGGGAGGCGCGACGCTGCTGCTGGACCCGCTGAATTACCGCCGGGACCGGGGAAGGTCGCTGCTCGCTGACCTGGAGCGGGGGGAGCCGGGCAGGATCCTGCGGCTGCTGCTTGGCGGCGCGCTGGTCGGGCTCCTCTGGGAGTTGTACAACACGGAAGCGCGCGGCAAGTGGATCTACACTGTGCCGGGGCTGGAGGAGCTGAAGCTGTTCGAGATGC is from Gemmatimonadota bacterium and encodes:
- a CDS encoding DUF4332 domain-containing protein encodes the protein MSGFQNVFGIAQVSEGARPWAAALGAVALGGLAIVIASVGMLRGQEPFATWFYPFAWYGTLLVLEGAAALPAGRGAGFILLRRPAHLGTLLGWSAVTWLFFELLNFRLRNWFYVFVPADPLARWAAITLSFATVLPAILLAEAVLARWTVGEGVRCPALRITPERLRRVQWAGGLMLALPLVWPRIFFPLVWGGATLLLDPLNYRRDRGRSLLADLERGEPGRILRLLLGGALVGLLWELYNTEARGKWIYTVPGLEELKLFEMPVLGFLGFPPFALECFAIWQALVLGGVAVPRRGAPRPARLSARLGAVLAAALFSAGVLREMEQRTIASYTPRLRELPGVPSAELSRAGYDVFGLAAAPREEVAAAIAAGPGEAARWVESARLATLRGIGSRRARELAAVGILSVAELAAADPDDLALRLRRLSGDDVVAARLRVWIRAARQEAFSGPAGRGGKPPRP